One genomic segment of Nitrospira sp. CR1.1 includes these proteins:
- a CDS encoding AAA domain-containing protein, producing MSCCQHRRCLRSSGTSTIDCQPSLSAAPACCRTWRRCGSVFPRCFAWVPAALHPIASGRSEFSGVLYSKAFLPAARPGSSRACQKKRPPGCSRSYPNPSHCLNYCVQVRVQSGQDSIPPTTPHESPYKLTVPGPFVRLRAYTPWYEHNLLPKHPIVNSSQSIKLLQDNIALVIKGKPRAIELAVVCLLARGHLLIEDVPGVGKTTLAHSLARSLDCSFKRIQFTSDLLPSDIVGISVFNRQKQAFEFMPGPLFANIVLADEINRTTPKTQSSLLEAMSEAQISVDNHTYPLQQPFMVIATQNPAEYHGTFPLPESQLDRFLMRVCIGYPTPEEEKKVLDRPQSLHPANEIEPVLNAQHILDLQAQADKVRMEDSLMEYLLAIVLATRQNPLFSLGVSTRGALALCKSAKALALVRDRTYCLPEDIKELAPVVLSHRVMLSRAQGTRTKSVEHTERVIHDMLESIPVPV from the coding sequence ATGTCGTGTTGTCAGCACAGACGCTGCCTGAGGTCTTCGGGGACATCTACCATCGACTGTCAGCCCTCCCTGTCAGCGGCTCCTGCCTGTTGTCGGACCTGGCGCCGCTGCGGCAGCGTTTTCCCTCGGTGCTTCGCATGGGTCCCGGCCGCCTTGCATCCTATCGCTTCCGGCAGGTCAGAGTTCAGCGGGGTGCTTTATTCGAAGGCCTTCCTGCCAGCAGCACGGCCAGGCAGTTCCAGAGCATGTCAGAAGAAACGCCCCCCTGGTTGCTCACGCTCGTACCCGAACCCGTCTCACTGTCTTAACTACTGCGTACAGGTTCGTGTCCAAAGCGGGCAGGATTCGATTCCTCCCACGACCCCGCATGAAAGCCCGTATAAATTGACGGTCCCCGGCCCCTTTGTTAGACTTCGGGCATACACGCCATGGTACGAACATAATCTGCTCCCAAAACACCCCATCGTGAATTCTTCTCAATCTATCAAACTGTTACAGGACAATATCGCGCTGGTCATCAAGGGCAAGCCGCGGGCCATTGAATTGGCGGTTGTCTGCCTGTTGGCGCGCGGGCACCTGCTGATTGAAGACGTGCCGGGGGTGGGTAAAACGACCCTGGCTCACAGCCTGGCCCGTTCGCTCGATTGCTCCTTTAAGCGCATTCAGTTCACCAGTGACCTGCTGCCATCCGACATCGTCGGCATCTCCGTGTTCAATCGTCAAAAACAGGCCTTTGAGTTCATGCCGGGTCCGCTGTTTGCCAACATCGTGCTGGCCGATGAGATCAATCGCACGACGCCGAAAACGCAGAGCAGCCTACTGGAAGCGATGAGCGAAGCCCAGATTTCCGTGGACAACCACACCTATCCACTCCAACAGCCGTTCATGGTGATTGCCACTCAAAATCCTGCGGAATATCATGGCACCTTTCCGCTTCCGGAATCCCAACTGGATCGATTCCTCATGCGAGTCTGCATCGGCTATCCGACGCCGGAGGAAGAAAAGAAGGTGCTGGACAGGCCGCAATCGCTGCATCCGGCCAATGAGATTGAGCCGGTCCTGAACGCGCAACATATTCTGGATCTTCAGGCCCAGGCGGATAAAGTGAGAATGGAAGACAGCCTGATGGAGTATCTGCTGGCCATCGTGCTGGCCACCAGACAGAACCCGTTATTTTCCCTCGGGGTGAGTACGCGAGGCGCACTCGCCCTCTGCAAGTCGGCGAAGGCCCTCGCGCTCGTGCGAGATCGAACCTATTGCCTGCCGGAAGACATTAAGGAACTCGCTCCGGTCGTCCTCTCGCA
- a CDS encoding arylesterase: MALLLSGLVGCDQSSSGSPSSPTPADLSRPQASSEDKPAPDPPTSAAIPQSDNRPRIVAFGDSLTAGLGVSPDQTYPAQLQKQLDALGLHYQVLNAGVSGETSAGGLRRVSWVLAGKPFLVILELGGNDGLRGLGLPETRSHLDAMITQLKEARVQVILAGMKLPPNYGEEYTTTFEAMYRDLAKAHSLPLIPFLLKGVGGDQTLNQPDGIHPTGEGYRIVVQNVLHTLLPLLKSRESSHANPKKKA, translated from the coding sequence ATGGCGCTGCTCTTGAGCGGGCTCGTGGGCTGCGACCAATCTTCCTCCGGGTCTCCCTCTTCGCCCACCCCCGCTGATCTTTCCAGGCCTCAGGCATCGAGTGAGGACAAGCCCGCACCGGATCCGCCTACCTCGGCGGCAATTCCACAATCCGACAACCGGCCCAGAATCGTCGCATTCGGCGATAGTTTGACCGCCGGCCTGGGAGTCTCCCCCGACCAGACGTACCCTGCGCAACTTCAGAAACAGCTCGATGCACTCGGCCTTCATTATCAGGTGCTCAATGCCGGCGTCAGCGGAGAGACGTCGGCTGGCGGACTCCGTCGAGTATCCTGGGTGCTGGCCGGAAAACCGTTTCTGGTGATTCTCGAATTAGGCGGAAATGACGGACTGCGTGGCCTAGGGCTGCCGGAAACACGTTCGCACCTGGACGCGATGATCACACAATTGAAGGAGGCCCGGGTGCAGGTGATTTTGGCGGGCATGAAGCTGCCGCCGAACTACGGGGAAGAGTATACGACCACATTTGAAGCGATGTATCGAGACCTGGCGAAGGCTCATTCCCTTCCACTGATTCCGTTTCTTCTGAAAGGAGTAGGCGGTGATCAGACGCTTAATCAACCCGATGGCATCCATCCCACCGGGGAAGGCTATCGGATTGTGGTGCAAAACGTGCTGCACACACTGCTTCCGCTCCTAAAAAGCCGCGAATCCAGCCACGCGAATCCAAAAAAGAAGGCGTGA